TGTGCAGTCCCGGGAGATTGAGTTCGACCCGGCCGAGCTCCTTTCCCTGGAAGGAGACGGTGAATTGACTTTTCAACTCGTGGAACACCACCTTTTTAGCCTGTATGTCGGCCTGGGGCGTCATGCCGTAGGTTACGTATCGTTTTCTGACCATGGGAATGATGCTCTGGACATGGTCGTTGTCCAGGCAAAGAACCGCGAGGCCGTAAAAGGGGACCCTGTCGATGAAGCTCAAAAAAGCCGCTTTGATGGCTTCCAGGTCCGTATAGTGATCCAGGTGCTCCCGGTCGATGTTGGTTACCACGGCGATGGCGGGCGACATTCTTAAAAATGACCCGTCGCTTTCATCCGCTTCGGCCACGATGAATTCACCCTGTCCCAACAGGGCGTTGGAGCCGATGCTTTTCAACTTGCCGCCGATGACCACGGTGGGATCGAGGCCACCATTGGCCAGCACGGCGGCGACGATGGACGTCGTCGATGTTTTGCCGTGGGCGCCTGCCACGGCGATGCTGTATTTCAGGCGCATCAGTTCGGCCAGCATTTCCGCCCTGGGTATGACGGGTATCGAAGCCTGTTCGGCGGCCATTACCTCCGGGTTGGAAGCGCTTACGGCGGAAGAGGTTACCACCACATCCGCGCCGCCGACCTGCCCGGCGTGATGCCCCTTGTAGATCGTGCCCCCCAGTTTCCCCAGCCGCCTGGTGATGTCGGTGTCCTTCAGATCGGAACCGGACACCGTGTATCCGAGGTTGAGCAACAGTTCGGCGATGCCGCTCATGCCGATGCCGCCGATACCGACGAAATGGATGTGATATTTTTTGTGGTACATGGGTCGCTGTTGCTCCCGTGTTAATTTTTAAGTTTTTCGTTTTAGGCGGCGTTCGGTTTCAATGCTTTCAGCTACCTAAAACCTGACACTTTAAACGCGAAACGATTTATATTCGATCGTCGACTACCGATAATGTTAAGAAAAAAAATTTCTTACCCTGAATGAACGAGTTCATACATGTCATCCACGATCACCCGCGCGGCATTCGGACGCCCCAGCATGGAGGCCCGATGCCCCATTCGAGCGAGCAGGTCCGGGGAACCGGCATAGTGTTGGATGCGCCCTGCCAGCCGTTCTCCCGTAAGATTTTTTTCCAGGATCAATTCAGCCGCTCCGGCCGCTACCATACTTTCGGCGTTCAGCCGCTGGTGGTCGTCGGCCGCGTGCGGGTAGGGGATGAATATGACGGCCTTGCCCAGCACCGTGACCTCGGCGACCGTGGTTGCACCGGCCCGGCAGATAATCAGGTCCGCCCTGCGGTACTGCTGCGCCATGTCGGTGAAAAACGCCTTGACGGTGCTGCTGACACCGCTTTCTGCATAGGCCTTTTGCATCGTCTCCACATCGTCGCTTCCGGTCTGGTGGATGACGTGAAGGCGATGGCGGCCTTCCATGAACGTCAGGGCCGAACGCATGGCCAGATTGATGCCATGCGCCCCCTGACTGCCGCCGACCACCAGGACGGTAAGCGCCTTCGCCGCATTGGCCCCGGTCTCACCAGCCTGCTCGAGCGGCGGTGTTGCCGCAAAAAATTCCCGGCGCACCGGGTTGCCCGTCACCAATGCCTTTTTTCCCGTCCGGATTCCCTTCGTCTCCGGGAAGGAAAGATAGAGGCGGTCGGCGATGTGTGACAGCCACCGGTTGGTGATGCCCGGCAGCACATTCTGCTCCTGGAGTGCGGTTTTCACGCCCATCATCCAGGCTGCGGCGACCACGGGGCCGGCCGAGTAGCCGCCCACACCCAGGACCAGGTCCGGCCTGAAGCTTTTCAGTATTTTCGCGGAGGCGTATAGGCTCATGGGCAGCAGCGTGAAGGCCCGGGCCTGTTTCAGCAGCCCCAGGTTCTTGATGCCCTGCACGCTGATGGCTGCATGGCAAAAGCCCTTTTCGCCAAGAATCGCGGTCTCGAACGGTTTGCCCGTCCCGATGAAAAGGACGCTGCTGTCGGTGTTTCTGGCAAGAACCTCCTCGGCAACCGCGATACCCGGAAAAAGGTGGCCGCCGGTACCGCCGCCGGCGATAACCAACCGCACGGGGCGGCTCTTTTCGGCGGCAGCCGGCTGTGCGTCACGGGACGGACGCTTTTCGGACGGGCGTGAGACAGCCCCCGCCTCCGGAAAAGGTCCTCCGGTATGTGCACAGGCACTACTTGGCATGCGTCCTCCCCGAATGCCGCGCGCCGATGTTCATAAGGATGCCGATAGACGCCATGTTGATCAGCAGGGACGTACCGCCGTAGCTTAAAAAGGGAAGGGTCAACCCCTTGGTCGGCAGCAGTCCCAGGGTCACGCCCATATTCACACAGACCTGCATCGCGATGGCGGCGATGATCCCCGTGGCCAGATAGGTTCCGAACGTATCGTCGGCATGGCGCGCAATGTGGATGCCGCGCCACAGAATGAGGGCATAGATCCCGATTATAAACAGGGCGCCCCAGAGCCCGAGCTCTTCTCCGATAACCGAAAAGATGAAATCCGTGTGGGGTTCCGGAAGATAGAAAAGTTTCTGATAGCCCTTGCCAATGCCGGTTCCCCAGATCCCCCCGGTGCCGAAAGCCATGAGTGAGTGCACGATCTGATAGCCTTCATCCGTTGGATATTGCCAGGGGTCGAGAAAGCTCAGGATGCGCCGCACCCGGTATTCGGCACTGAGCATGAAATAATATGCCAACGGCAGGATCAGCAGCAGCGCCGAGAGGAGGTGAAGGATGCGGACCCCCCCCACGAACATCATCATCCAGGCGATGGAGGCCAGTATGGCGACTGAACCGAAATCCGGCTGCATGAGGATCAGAATCGTGAACATGCCCAAGACAATCACGTGCGGCATAAATCCGACCGAGAAGTTCTTGATCATCTCCTGTTTTTTGCTCAGGGAGTATGCCAGGTAGATGATCAACGCCAGCCGGGCGAATTCCGACGGCTGAAAGGAGAGCGAACCGATCTGCAGCCACCGGAACGAGCCCCCGGCGGAAATCCCCAGAGAGGGGATTTGCACCGCAACCAACAGGACCAGGGCCGTGAGCAGAAGGGGATAGGTCAGGAGCCGGTAGATCCTGAAAGGCACATGGCTGCAGACAACCAGGGCGATAATCCCCGCCAGAGAAAAGAGCGCCTGCTTTTTCAGAAAATAATAGTCCGAACCGAACCGTTTCAATGCCAGGGCCGAGCTGGCGCTGTAAACCATGACGATGCCGATCCCCACCAGAAACAGCACGGCAAAGAGCAGGGTGACGTCGTATGTCGATGTTTGACTTTGCTTCATGCTACAGGCTCACCAGCTTCCGAATGCGGTTGTTGCAACCTTCTTTTCCTTGTTCCGTTTGTTTTGCCGCGCAATTCCAGTACATTTCACCGCAACTTCAGTGTGCTCATCGAGACCAGGGCCAGGGCGATGGCGATGATCCAGAAGCGGACGATAATTTTGGGTTCGGGCCAGCCCTTGAGTTCAAAGTGGTGATGGAGGGGGGCCATCCTGAAAATCCGTCCACCATTGGTCATTTTGAAGAAGCCCACCTGAAAAATGACCGACAGGGCTTCGATGACGAACAGCCCGCCGACGATTATCAGTAAAATCTCCTGCTTGGTTACCACCGCCACGACGCCGAGGGCGCCTCCCAGAGAGAGCGACCCTACATCTCCCATGAAGACCTGGGCCGGGTACGTGTTGAACCACAAAAATCCCAGTCCGGCTCCGGCGATGGCGCCGCAGAAAATGGTCAGCTCCCCACATCCCGCCACGTAGTTGATCTGCAGGTAATCGGCCATTTTTATATGCCCGGCCACGTATGCAAAGATCATGTAGGTGACCGCGGCGATGGTTACAGGGCCGATGGCGAGTCCATCCAACCCGTCGGTCAGGTTGACGGCATTGGATGCCCCCACGATGACCAGCACGGCAAACGGAATGTAGCCCAGGCCGAGATCCGGGCTAAATTGCTTGAAAAACGGGATGGTGACCCGGGTGTCGAAATCGGGGTTGAGATACAGCAGAAGACCGGCGAAGGCCGCCAGAACCACCTGGCTCGAAAATTTGGCTCCGGCGGTCAGCCCCTTGTTTCTTTTTTTGACCAGCATCAGGTAATCATCGGCAAAACCGATCAGCCCGTAGCCGCCGACGACACAAAGCGCGATCCAAACGTATCCGTTGGTCAGGTCCCCCCACAGAAGCGATGCCGTCACGATGGAGAAAAGGATGAGGATGCCGCCCATGGTGGGGGTTCCCGCTTTCGAAAGGTGGCTTTCGGGGCCGTCTTCCTGAATGTATTGGCCGACCTGCATTTTTTTGAGCCGGCGGATTACCCACGGACCGAGAATGAAACAGATCAGGAACGCCGTCAGGCTGGCGTATATGGTCCTGAAGGTAATGTAGCGGAATACGTTGAACGCCGAAAACGTGGTGTGCAACGGATATAGCAGGTGATAAAGCATGTTTTACCTTTACCCGAAGGTGTCGATCAGTTTCTTGACGATCTGTTCCATCCGCATACCGCGGGAGCCTTTTATCAAAACACAGTGCCGGGGACCGGTCCTGGCGATCAGCTGTTCGGTGATTATCGACAACGATCCGGCGACGATTTTTCCGGCGGCCATGCCGCCGTCGATAGCCCCCTGGGCCGTGTCACGCGCAAATTCGCCGGTCAGGTACAGCCTTTGGAGGCCCGCCGTGGCGGCGTGGTAGCCCACCTCCCGGTGCAGGCCGGCGGATGCGCTCCCCAGTTCCAGCATGTCGCCCAGCACGGCCACCCGCCGGTCATCCTGTCCCGTCTGCTTCAACGTGTCGAGCGCGGCTTTCACCGAGCCCGGATTCGCGTTGTATGTATCGTCGATGATGCGGGCGCCGTTGGCGAGCTTCCGAATATGCAGACGGCCGTTGACCGGTTTAAAGCGTTCCAGCCCCTTCTTGATGTCGTGCAGGGGGATACGCATCAAATAGGCGGCCGCAGCCGCGGCCAGCGCATTGGAGACCATGAAGAGACCCGGTGTTTCCAGAACCACTTCGATCGCGTCGGCGGGCACTTCCAGCAGAAAGGAGACGCTGTCCCCCATGTTTCTGATGCGGCTGGCGCGCACGGCGGCGCTTTGGGATGTGCCGAACAACAGCACGTCGCCGGGAGCATCCTCAGCCAGGGCGAGCACGTTGCGGTCATCGGCGTTCAGAACGGTCGTGCCGCCACGGTTCAGCTTTTCCAGAAGTTCACCTTTGGCGCGCAGTACCCCTTCCACCGATCTCAGGCCCTCCAGGTGGGCCGGGGCCACGTTGGTGATCATGCCGATGTCCGGGCGACAGATCTCCGCCAACCTGGCGATCTCGCCCGGCCGGTTCATGCCGAGTTCGAGCACGGCCAGGTTGTGGTTGCGCTGCAACCTGAGCAGGGTAAGGGGCAGGCCGATCTCGTTGTTGAAGTTGCCGGCGGTCGACAGCGTCATGTATTTCAGTCCGGTGATGTGGGTCAGCATGGTCCTGGTCGACGTTTTTCCGTTGGAACCGGTCAGGGCGATGATCGGGACCTGTACCCGGTTGCGATTGTAGGCCGCCAGGTCACCCAGGGCGCGGATCGTGTCGGCCACGCCGATGATGGTGCTGTCTCCGAAATCGGAGGTCCTGAACAGCGTGGCGCCGACCTTGGCTTTTTCCACCAGAACCCCTTTTATTCCGTCTTTCAAAACATTTTCCACAAACGTGTGGCCGTCATGCGTTTCTCCGGCGATAGCGACAAAAATGGCATCTCTGCCGATGGCCCTGGAGTCGATACTGATGCTGCCGAAAACACGGTCGCCCGTCCCCGACAACAGTTCCCCGCCCGTTGCGGCGAGGATATCGCTCGTGTTCCATGGTATGGGTTTCGTGTCGTTCATCGCCCGGTCTTACACCTTAAAAGATAGTGTGTTGTGTTGGGTGTTTTGTATTTTGCGAAGCCGAAGCTTTTCTCTCCATTACAATTTTCCGAACACCAAATAGGAAAAACCAAACACCAAAAACTAATTCCCAAGCGCTTCTTGCGCTTCCTGCATATCATCGAAGGGCAGGGTGCGCTTGCCCACGATCTGATAGGTCTCGTGTCCTTTTCCGGCGATGAGGACGATGTCGCCGGGGGCGGAGGCCTCGATGCCGAGGCGAATGGCGCTTCTCCGGTCCGGTTCCACAAGATACCCGCCCGTCTGCCATCCGTTTCGAATCTGTCCCGGGTTGTACTCGCGCCGGCACACCGTTTTCAGCCCCGGCAGGATGTCGTCGATAATGGCGGCCGGTTCTTCCAGGCGCGGGTTGTCCGAGGTGACGATGGTCAGATCCGACAGCCGGCCCGAAATCTCGCCCATCATGGAGCGTTTGGCCCTGTCGCGGTTGCCGCCGCAACCGAAGACGCAGATCAGCCGGCCGTGCCCGAGGGCCTTCAGGGCCTGCAGTACATTTTCAAGCGCGTCGGGCGTGTGCGCGTAATCCACGTAGACGTGCCGGTCGACCGGACCCGGGACCCTTTGGAGGCGGCCCGGAACCGCCGGAAGATTTTCTATGCCCGCTTTGAGTGCTTCCGGCGCCACATTCAGTGCCACGCCGATTCCGACGGCGCAGAGAATGTTCGCCAGGTTGAAGTGGCCGGTCAGTTTGGAGCGATATCCGAATTCGCCTGCCGGTGTCCGGATGACGCCTTCGATTCCCTGAATTCCGAGATCTGTCGACAGCGGGCGCACCATGGCTGCCGGCCCGTTTCCCACGGTGATGCACGGACAGGAAAGCTCCCGTACAAGTTCGCGCCCCCTTTCATCGTCTACGTTGACAACCGCCACACCGTCATCCGGGTTCAGGTGTTCGGTAAAAAGCCGTTTTTTACATTTCCAGTAGGACTGCATCTCCAGATGATAGTCCAGATGGTCCTGGGTGAGGTTGGTGAAGGCGCCCACATCGATGGCGCATTTGAATATTCTGTCGAGGTCGATGGCATGGGAGGAGACTTCCATGATCACATGGGACACTCTTTCCGCCAGCATTTCGGCCAGGATGCGCTGCAGGTCCAGCGATTCCGGCGTGGTAACGGGGTTGTCGAAAACCTTTTGGTTGTAGCGGTAGTTGACGGTTCCGATGACGCCCACGTTGAAACCGGACGATTGCAGCATGCGTTCGACAATGAATGTGGTCGTCGTTTTGCCGTTGGTGCCCGTGATGCCGGCGACGACCAGTTTCCTTGACGGATGGTCGTAAAAGCGGTCGGCGAGGGCGGCCAGCGCCTTACGGGTGTCGGCAACCCGATAGCAGGGGATATCCACTTTGACCGGCTTCTGGACGACGATGGCGGCGGCTCCCTTTTCGAGGGCATCGCCGATGAAATCGTGACCGTCGGACACCATGCCGCGGATGGCCACGAAAAGGCCGCCCGGCGCAACCTGCCTGGAGTCGTAATGGATGGAGCCGATGCGGCAGTCATCCGCTTTTGCAGGCGCTGCGAGAATCTTCTGGTCGATTCCCTGTATGAGGCGGTTCAACATCATCCCTGGTTAACCCCTGTGGACACTCTCAGTTTGTTCTTTTCGATTTCCGGTGGAATATTCAGGTAGTTCAAGGTTTCATGGGCAATTTTCCCGAAAGCGGGTGCGGCAACCGTTCCGCCGTAGTGCGATCCCTCGGGTTCGTCGACGACCACCAGGATAACGACTTCAGGCGATTTTGCAGGGGCGAAGCCCAGAAATGAGGATATATATTTCCCCGCGGCATAGGTGCCGTCGGTGTCGATTTTCTGGGCCGTCCCGGTTTTGCCGGAAACCGTATACCCTTCCAGGGCGGCATTGACGCCGGTCCCCCCTTCGGTGACGACGGTTTCCATGATGCGTTTCACGATACCGGCCGTTTTGGCCGACACCGCTTTCCCGACGATGTGGGGCTCGGTTTTCTGGATGATGGCTCCGTTGTGGTCCGTTACGGCGGCAACGATATAGGGTCGCATGAGGTCCCCGCCGTTGGCGATGGCCGAGGCGGCGGTCACCAGTTGAAGGGCCGAAACCGACATTCCCTGGCCGAAGGATATGGCGCCGGTGTCCACCCGTGTCCACCGCTTGGCGGGGGTGAGCACACCGGATGTCTCCCCGGGGCAGTCCAGTTTGGTTTTTTCCCCGAAGCCGAACCCGGTGAGGGTGCGGTGCAGGCAGTCGGGACCGACGGTTTCGACCACTTTGACAACACCGATATTGCTGGAATACTTTACAATTTGCTGCAGCGACAGCCAACCGCGGGGGTGGGTGTCGTGGATCACGTTCCTGCCGATGTGATAGACTCCGTTTTCGCAGTAGAAGATGGTGCTAGGGGTGCAACGGCCGGATTCGAGGGCGGCGGCGGCCGTGAAAATTTTCATGGTCGACCCGGGTTCGAAGGGGTCGGTGATTGCGCGGTTGCGCCAGGTATTTCGCGGAAAGTTCCCGAAATCGTTGGGGTTGAACAGGGGAATGTTGGCCATGGCCAGAATGGCTCCTGTTTCCGGGTCCATGACAATGGCCATTCCCGACTTGGCCGAGTGCTCTTCGATAGCTTCTTCCAGCGCTTTTTCGGCAATGAACTGGATCGTGCGGTCGATGGTGAGCACGATGTTTTTGGCATTGTCGACCACCGGTGTGGCCGCCGCCTCGTCCGGGTGTTCCTTGGCGAATCGGCGGCCCAGGGCATCCTTGAGGACCACCAGGCTGTTTTCCTGCCCCCGAAGCATACTGTCATAGTAGTATTCCACGCCTTCCAGGCCGTGACCGTCGGTGCCGGTAAAACCGAGCACCTGGGCGGCAAGCATCTTGTTGGGATAAAAACGGCTGTAGGCGGGTATGAAATCGATGCCCTCAAGGCCGAGGGCTTTCACTTCGCGCAATTCCTTGGGGGACGTTTGGCGTTTGACCCATATGAAGCTGCGCTGGGATCCGATCTTTTTTTCGAGTTTGCGCCTGTCGAGGTTCAGGATCTTGGCCAGCCTGGCGGCGGCACCCTTTTTGTCCTTTAACCGGTGAGGATAGGCGGCTATCGATGTGGTTTCGATGCTGACGGCCATCGCATGGTGGTTGCGGTCGAAGATCTGGCCGCGCTTGCTGGTGGTAACCAGGTCTTTTTCGTACTGGTTGGCCGCTTTTTCGGAAAGCCATCCGCTGCAGAACAGCTGCAGGTAAACGACCTTGATGCCGATGACCGTCATCAGCAAAAAAAAGAACAGGCCGACAATGCCTATTCGCATGTTGACGTATTTGTTTTTGTCGGCCTTTTTCTTCATGGCATGATGATGGTCTGATCGGCCTTGGGCATGATAAGGCCGAGTTTTTCGCCGGCAATGCGCGCGATGCGCTCCGGTGATTTCAAACGGGCCAATTCGATTTTGAGGTTGTTCTGATACGCCACCAGATTACCCCTTGTTTCAATTTCGGCGGCCACTTCGTAGCCGATACGGACATTGTTTACGCGGCACCACGTATAAAAAAAAAGTTCAGCCAGGAACAACAGCAGGATGGCGAGCCACACCCCGGTCAATCTTGTTTTCGGGTTTTTCCTTACGGGCATACCTTCACCGCCGCTCTCAATCTGGTACTGCGTGCCATCGGGTTGACGGCGATTTCTTCGGCAGACGGCCGCCGCGCCTTTTTCGTGAGCACCTGTAGCTGGGCCTTCCTCCCGCAGGCACACACGGGAAGGTCCGGCGGGCAGGTGCATGGGTTTTCCAGCATGCGCAAGCGGTGCTTGACGATCCGATCCTCCAGTGAATGAAACGCAAGAATACAGATACGGCCACCCGGCTTTAGAAAATCGACGGCGGTGTCCAAAAACTGCTCCAGGCGTTCCAGTTCCCTGTTGACGGCTATGCGCAGTGCCATGAAAACGCGCGTTGCCGGGTGCAACCCCGGTTTGCGCAACGCTTGCGGCACACACCGGCTCACGATGTCCGCCAGCTGGCTGCTGAAGCGTATCGCCTCTTTTTTTCTTTCCATGGTGATGCGTCGGGCTATCTGCCCGGCCCGGGGCTCCTCGCCGTAGCGTTTGAATAACCGCCTGAGTTCGGATTCATCCAGGTCGTTTACCAGATGCTCCGCCGTGATGTCGGAACGGATGTCCATGCGCATATCCAGCGGTTCTTCCCTGCTGAAGCTGAACCCGCGTCCGGATGAAGCTATATGGTGGAACGATATACCAAGGTCGAGAAGCATGCCGTCCACGGCAGGGATGTTCAGCCGGGATAGCAGATCCGACATTTGTACGAAATTGCCGTGAAAGAGGTGGACCGTCGCATTGAAATGGTTGAGGGTGCAAAGGGCATTGTCGATAGCATCGCGATCCTGGTCCATGCCGACGAATATGCCGCCGGGCTCGATGGCACTGCAGAGAGCGGCGGCATGTCCGGACCCGCCAACCGTTCCATCGAAAAAGATGTTTCCGGGCTTGGGGTCCAGCAGCTGCAAAACTTCCGTAAGCATAACCGGGATATGCGCATAGCCCATCGGGTCAAATTCCCAGTTTTGCGATTTCGTTGCGGACTTCCTCCTTTTGCATGTCTTTCTCCATGAAGCCGTTTTCCTTGTCCCAGTTCTGGCGGGACCAGATTTCAAAGTGGTCCAGAACCCCCACCATGACGATTTCCCGGTCAAGGCCGGCATATTCCCTCAGTGTCGGGGGGATCAGGATGCGGTCCTGACGGTCACAGCCGCACTCGAAGGCGCCGCCGATGAACACCCGCCGAAAGCGGCGCATGGCGTCGCTTTTCTCCGCCAGGGAGAGAATTTTTGCTTCGATTTTTTCCCAATCCGGCAGGGTGTATGCCACGAGGCCGTTATCCATCCGCGAAATCATCAGACAGGCGTTTTCGCTTTTCTGAATGGGCGTACGAAACCGTTTGGGAATGATGATTCTTCCCTTGGTGTCGATGGTATGGAAAGAGCTTCCCCGAAACATAATTCACCAATAATATCCACTTAAATCCACTTTCTGGCGATAAAAACCTATTATTGAAAAAAAGTCAAGAAAAAATTTAAATAATTCCGATATTTTTTATAATAATTATTGAGTGTTAATCAAAAATAAGGAAAAATTTAAAGATGTGGATCTTTGTGGGGGAAATTTTATTGAATAGGAATTTTATGGTCTAAGGAGGGGACAGCGTCAAAATTGCGATTATTTAACGGTTAAAAGTTGACAATAAATCGGCAGGGTTGATACTGATTAGCGCATGCATATTCGACAGTTCAGATACGCTTCAGACAACTTAAGTTATTTGATTTATGGAGAAAATCAGGCTTTAGCCATTGACGGTGGCGCTGTCGACGAGATTCTGGGGTTTATCGGGGATGCCGGCCTGGAGCTTTCAGCCGTTACCAACACCCACTCCCATGCGGACCACACCTCGGGAAATCAGGCGCTTCTGGAAAAGACCCGGGCCCGCTATCAGGATCACCGTGCGCTGGCGCATGCAGGGGAATTGTCGCTGGAAAAGGAGATTATCCAGGTTTACCCGACCCCCGGCCATACGCTCGATTCGGTCGTGTTTCACTGGAACAAGATGCTGATAACCGGCGACACCCTGTTTAACGGCACGGTGGGGACCTGTTTTTCAGGCGATCTCAAGGCCTTTCACCGCTCTATCCGGCGGTTGGTCAAACTGCCTGAAGATACGCTGATCTATGCCGGTCATGATTACCTGGAATATGCCATGGCGTTTGCCAGGCTCGTAGAACCCGGCAACCGGGAAATCGACGGCTATCTCGAGGCCTATCGGCCGGCGCATGTTGTTTCAGAACTGGGGGATGAATTGAAAGTCAATCCATTTCTGCGGTACAACCACCCGGAGATGATTGAGATCCTGAAGGAGCGCGGTTATGCCGTCGCTTCGGAATACGAACGGTTCGAAGGGGTCATGCACCTGGAATAAAAATGAAAATGTACGCAACGAGCCCCCTGAAAAAAGAAAAAGCATGCGCGCCGGTGACCGTCGGATCCGAGGAGGGCTTGAGCACCCTGGTTACAAACATCAAACGGCAGGCGGCCGGGATGCTTGCGGGGCACTCGAGGAGCCACGACTGGGAGCACACCCAGCGGGTTTTCCGGTTGTGCCGCCACATCGGGTCGGTCGAGGGAGTGGACATGGAGGTGGTTCTTGCCGCCGCCTGCCTGCACGACATCGGGCGCCGTTATCAGGACAGGTCAGGCGGGAAGGTGTGCCATGCCTTGAAGGGCATGGAACTGGCGCGTCCGATCGTCGAACCATTGCCGATTTCGGAGGACCGCAGGGCCAACATTCTGCATTGCATCGCGGCGCATCGTTTTCGCAAACCGCCGGCGCCGGCAACCCCGGAGGCCAGGGTTCTGTTTGACGCCGACAAACTGGATGCCATCGGCGCCGTAGGGGTTGCCAGGGCGTATTTGTTTGCCGGTGAAGTGGGCGCCCGGCTGCACAATTCCGATGCGAATGTGGCGGAAACCAGCGCCTACTCGTCTGAAGATACCGGGTTTCGGGAGTTTACGGTCAAGTTGTCCAAAATCAGGGACCGCATGTTAACCGGTGAGGGCATGCGGATAGCGGCTGGCCGGCATGCGTTCATGGCGGCGTTTTTTGAACGGTTGGAAGCCGAACACAGGGGCGATCTGTAGGCGTGGCCGGGTCGAAAACCTATTTTGACCAAATATTGAACACTCCCCGCAGCAAGCGTAAGGGGAATCTCCACCGTAAGGAATTCTATCACTTATGATTCGCTCGCTTACCCTGCAGCAAGCTGCAGGGAATGCGCTCGCTGTCTCGGTTCAAAAACGGTTTTAATTCCGGGATGGATGTACACGTACGCGTCTCTCGGAACATCCTTAAAACGATAAGGAGCGGTTTATGAGCATCAATGTCGTAGACAAGATCGACGGATTGGTAAAAGTGAGGCACGTGCTTATCAGTGTTTCGGACAAAAGGGGCCTCGAGGCGTTCATTCCACGCCTGGTGGAGCTCAGTCCGGAAACAAAATTTTTGAGCACCGGGGGTACGTACAGCCGCCTGAAGGAGATCATGGGCGCAACGGCGGACACCCGCCTCAGTCAGGTGGCGGATTACACCGGGCAGCCGGAAACCCAGGGCGGACTGGTAAAAACACTGGACTTCAAGATCTATTTGGGCCTGCTGACGGAAACCTACAACGAGGCCCATCAGCAGGATTTGGCCAGGACGCAGAGCGTTCCCATCGACATGGTCGTTGTCAACCTGTATCCCTTCCGGGAAACCATTGCCAAGGAAGGGGTGACCGTGGAGCAGGCCCGCGGCAACATCGACATCGGAGGTCCGTGCATGATCCGTGCTTCGGCCAAGAATTTTATCCGGGTCGCATCGGTGGTGGATCCGGACGATTACCCCGCCATACTGGACGAGTTGGCGGAAAACGGCGGTGCGACGTCGCTGGATCTCCGGTTCCGCCTGGCGCAGAAGGCCTTCGGGCACACGGCGGAATACGATGGCACCATCCGGGATTTTTTAAGGGCCAAAACCGTTGGGGAGGTGGATGGCTGCTACGAGAAAGATTGAGAACATTTCCTGTTTTCGTGATGGTTCCGATTTTTCGAAAAGACAAGGAGTTCAAACCAGAGGAGGCTTGTCATGGCCGATGACCTGAAAAAGATGTACCGCACCATCGTGGACGACCACTTCCCGCCGAAGATGGAAATCAGCTTCGTGGACGACAACCAGCGGCAGACGCTTTTTTACGAAAAGGTGATCTGGCGCGTCGGCGGCGTCGACAAAGGATTGAGGTACGGCGAAAATCCGGGGCAGGAAGCGGCCCTGTACCGGCTTGCAAACGGCAACCTGGTATTGGGTGAGACCCAAACCATTCAACCCGGGCAATATCTG
The genomic region above belongs to Deltaproteobacteria bacterium and contains:
- a CDS encoding MBL fold metallo-hydrolase, with the protein product MHIRQFRYASDNLSYLIYGENQALAIDGGAVDEILGFIGDAGLELSAVTNTHSHADHTSGNQALLEKTRARYQDHRALAHAGELSLEKEIIQVYPTPGHTLDSVVFHWNKMLITGDTLFNGTVGTCFSGDLKAFHRSIRRLVKLPEDTLIYAGHDYLEYAMAFARLVEPGNREIDGYLEAYRPAHVVSELGDELKVNPFLRYNHPEMIEILKERGYAVASEYERFEGVMHLE
- the rsmH gene encoding 16S rRNA (cytosine(1402)-N(4))-methyltransferase RsmH gives rise to the protein MGYAHIPVMLTEVLQLLDPKPGNIFFDGTVGGSGHAAALCSAIEPGGIFVGMDQDRDAIDNALCTLNHFNATVHLFHGNFVQMSDLLSRLNIPAVDGMLLDLGISFHHIASSGRGFSFSREEPLDMRMDIRSDITAEHLVNDLDESELRRLFKRYGEEPRAGQIARRITMERKKEAIRFSSQLADIVSRCVPQALRKPGLHPATRVFMALRIAVNRELERLEQFLDTAVDFLKPGGRICILAFHSLEDRIVKHRLRMLENPCTCPPDLPVCACGRKAQLQVLTKKARRPSAEEIAVNPMARSTRLRAAVKVCP
- the mraZ gene encoding division/cell wall cluster transcriptional repressor MraZ; the encoded protein is MFRGSSFHTIDTKGRIIIPKRFRTPIQKSENACLMISRMDNGLVAYTLPDWEKIEAKILSLAEKSDAMRRFRRVFIGGAFECGCDRQDRILIPPTLREYAGLDREIVMVGVLDHFEIWSRQNWDKENGFMEKDMQKEEVRNEIAKLGI
- a CDS encoding HD domain-containing protein, with the protein product MKMYATSPLKKEKACAPVTVGSEEGLSTLVTNIKRQAAGMLAGHSRSHDWEHTQRVFRLCRHIGSVEGVDMEVVLAAACLHDIGRRYQDRSGGKVCHALKGMELARPIVEPLPISEDRRANILHCIAAHRFRKPPAPATPEARVLFDADKLDAIGAVGVARAYLFAGEVGARLHNSDANVAETSAYSSEDTGFREFTVKLSKIRDRMLTGEGMRIAAGRHAFMAAFFERLEAEHRGDL